In the genome of Fretibacterium sp. OH1220_COT-178, the window CACTCCGTACTGGTTCCCCTGAATCTGCATCACCAGCTGCTGCCCGTTGACAAAGGCACCCCAGACCCCGTCGAGCGTCGCCCCCTGCGGAGGCACCTGAGGCTGCGGAGGCACGGACTGAGAGGGGTACTGCGGCTGAGAAGGGTCCGGGTGGGGAGGCTGCGGGTGAGGGGGGGAGCCCGCTTGCCTGTTGTACACCGTGGCCGTCTCCGTATCGGCGAAGGTGACGACCAAGGCTTTTGTCTCCGGGTTGTAGGCGGTGAAGAGCACGAGGGGTTGTCCGTCGGACGGCGTCAGGGTCACCCGATTGTCCGAGAGCGTGAAGGAGCCCTGGCGGAGGGCGCCCCCGGCCGGGGCGTAGCCCGCCTGTCCCCCCCGGAAGGTCAGGGTGCTGCCGTCGTCCCCGCTCCACTCCCCCTCCAGATAGCCGGCGGGGAACCACAAGTCGTCCAGCGGGATCAACTGGATATGACTGCCGCTGGCGCAGTCGATCATCCTCCAGGAGTAGCGGCCTTCCTCCGGAACCAGCAGGGCGAAGTCGCTCTTCACCAAGGTAAGCGCCCCACCTTCTCCCGGCACCACCGACCTCACGATCGGCAATCCTTCCGGCTGCACAAGCAGCCGAAGATGGACCGGATCCGAGCCGAACGCCGAGAGCGTGGCGGCGAACGCCATTTCCCGGCCACTTGCCTGTTCGATCTCCAGGACCGCACCATTGGGGGCCAGGAGGCTGTTCGTGCCCGTCCGGGAGGGGACGATCCCCACGGCCGCGTAACGCCCGAGGAAGTGCTCGTAGCCCCGCTCCTGCGTCACCTTCAGATAGGGCGTCACCATCGGATTTTCCGCGGCCCGGACGGGGGGAGCGATATGGATGTCCCCCTCGCCGCCCAGGGACTCCGCCTGGACCAGGACGCGCATCCACGACCCGGCCGGAACGGGCTCCACGACGACGGAGAGGCCGTCCTTCCACTCGATGGGATCCCCCACAACCTGCACGAGCTTTCCGTCCGCAATCTTGTTCAGGAGAGGACGAAACACGTCCTGTGGTTTGGGAGTGATGGCCACCACCGTCATCTTTCCACCGGCATCCGTCACGACACCGGCCATCGAGACGATGGAGCCGAAGTCCGATTCGACGCCGATCTGAACCGGAATATCCTTCCCCAGCCCCGGGGAGGAGTAGAGCCCCGAGACGGTGATGAGCTTCGGGTTCGAGACGTCCACCGCGTCGACCTGGACCAGCGACCGACTCTCCCCGTTGGAAAAATAGTGAAGGAGCCCGGCAAGCTGATAGAGCAGCTCGTTCCGTCCGTCCCGAAAGACGGGCGTCCCGATGTCTGTCGTCTCCTCGTCGGGGTTGATATTTTCCGCCGGCAGCAACTGGGAGAGCGACTGCACGTACTCGCCGTCCCGTTCCCTGGAGAAGGCAAAACCGCAGTACCCCCACAAGATGTTTTTCCCCTCAAGCGTCGCCTTGAGGTAGCTCCGCGTCATCCCGGAGAAGGCGGTCCCGGAGAGCGGGACGAACTCGGAGCTGGGCTCGATGGCGTAGTCGGCGCCTCTGCGGGGCGTCCCGACCCCCTGCTTCGGCACGGGACTGCCCAGCTCGACCGAGACGATCTTTGGAGGATCCATCCCCTCCTTCTTCTGCATCGCGTAGACCGCGGCAAGGGCCTTCGACCACCCGACCGCCCGGTCGAAATCCGTCTCCTCGTAGCCCGGACGCACATTGTCGGCCCGCAGGGGCGCATACAGGGAGAGCCCCCGGCTCAGGGGGATCGACGGACCGGACTCGGTCGCCAAAATCAGGGGGCTTACGGCCTTTTCAACCGCGGCGATCTCCCCCTTCAGGTCCGTCCCGCACGGCATGGCCGAAAGACGCCTCAGCCAGTCCATCAGGTCCACACTCGACACCGCATCCCCCTTCTCGCGGTAGTCCCCCGGCCCAATGTAGTTCATCGCGTAGAAGAGCGTCCGAGTCACGTCGCTCCATGCCTTGGGCGCCAGGGTGCCCAGTTTTCCGGCAAACTTCGCGCAGGCGGAGATGAGCGCGTCGGCCTTGGAAAGATCGAACGCGGTGAGGGACGCCGTGTCCCAATGGATCTTCAAGAACCCCTTGCATCCCGCCCCGACCATCCTGCGCGCGATCTCGCCCGTGTCGAGCCCCTGGGTGAACAACGGCAGCGCGGCCAGGTAGTCCATGCCCACCGAGGGCAGAATTGTGGCCCCCGCGACCATATACCGGGCAAAGGGCGCACACGCCGCCGCCACCTCCAGCTGGGCCATCAGACACATATCGAAGGTGAGCAGGTCCAGCTTTCCCCCCGGCAAAGATGGGGCCACCCGAGACAGGACGCCCCGGAGTCCGCTCAGCGTCAGAGCGTCCACCCCATCCACCGCACCCGGCGCGTCCTCGTCGCTGGCCATACTGATCCATCCCATGCCGTGATTCCAGAGGACCAGGGCGGTCCTCCGGGCCGGAAACTTTCGGACGGCGGCCTGCACGAAAGCCTCGAGGGTCTCCGGGGCCCCCATGTTCCGCTCGCCGCAGTCCGCGATCAGTTCCGAGCCGATCGCGTCCTTTCGGGTGGATCTTTTGACGCGGTAGGCGCGCGTCCCGGTCCAGTCGCCCATCTCGTCGCTGTAGCCCTTGGCCCGGTCCAGCAGCACGACGACCTCGACCTTGCCGCCCTCGGGGAGCCCCTGCTCCATCTCCTTCAGATCGGTCAAGGCCCACTCCTCCAGGTTGTTGTCGCCGTCAAGATAGACCAGGATCGTCCAATCCCTGTCCCCCGGGACCGGCGCTCCCCAGTCCCATGGACCGCGGCTTTTGGATGACGGCGCTTCTGCGGTTTCTGCAGGGGCCGCCCCAAAGGATGAGCTTGAAAAGAACAAAACAAGGGTAAAAGTAAGGAGGGTCAAGAGGAGAGATAGCGTCCTTCTCGGTGCCTTCATGACGTACACCTCCAACTCGATCGGCAGAATGACGATGACGGAAAAATTCGACATTTTCCTAAGAATACCCCCCCCCCCACATTGTCAAGAAGTTTTCGGGAGCGGTGTCGTCGTTCAGTGATCCTGCCCCCCCCGATCCCCCGCGCACGAGGAGGCCCCAAAGCGGCGGTAACGAGAACGAGTTCTGCAGACGTTTGGGTATCGGCGTTCTACCTTTCTTCCCAGCTCAGAATATAACTCAGGTAGACCTCCGCCACGTCGACCACGGCGTCGAGAGCGATCCGTTCGTTGGTCAGGCAGGTATAGACATCCTCTCCAGGTCCGTAGAACAGGAAAGGGACTCCCAGAGCCGGAACCAGCACGCAGGCGTCGGTCAGATAGTAAAGCCCCGTACGTTCCGTGGCACGCCCCATCGATCTCAGCACGGCCTCGAACCGACGCACCATGGGGGCGGAGGCTTCCATCCCCACCGAAGGGCGGCTGTTTCTGAGGCGCAGCTCGATCGACAGTCCCGGAGTCGCCCGCATCCTCTCTTCGGCGAGCTCTCGGATCGTCTGCAGGATCTCTTCGTTGTCCTGGTCGGGCAGCAGGCGGATGTCCAGCGTGGCTGTTGCGGCATCGGGGATCAAGTTGACCTGAAGCCCGCCGTTCAGCCCCGTCAGAGTGCAGGTGGCTTTGCCGAAGAGGGGGTGTTCGCTGCGCCCTGTGTCCGCGATGCGCGGCCGAAGGAGTTCGTAAAAGCGGATCAGCTCCTCCACGGCGTTGACCCCCAGCTCGCTGCGGCAGGCGTAGCAGGATCGCCCTTCCGCCTCGACCTCCAGCCAGATCCCACCTCTCTGGGCGATACCGATGCGCTGTTCCGTGGGCTCGGCAAAGAGGATCTCTCGAGTTCCCTCCAGAAAACCGCCCCGCGCTATGGCGGTCGAGCCCGTCATCTCGCTGGAGTCTCCGTCGGCGCAAAGGCAAAGAGCAACGTCGACAGGCGGCCGTCTCTCTGTCTCGGCGAGATAAAGCAATGCCATGATCATCGAGGCGATCCCGCCCTTCATGTTGGCAGACCCACGACCGTAGACGCAGCCGTCCCGATAGTGGCCGCCGAAGGGAGAGTAGTCCCAGTCCGAACGCCTGAAAACCGCCTGTGTGTCGGTGTGGCCGGCCAGTGCCAATTTGCGGCTCCGATCGTGCCCTGGAAGGATCGCGACCAGGGATGCCCGATTGTCCCCGTGGTCGACGACGTTCGCCTCCAGCACGCCCGAAGGAAAGAGGGACAGGATGTAACGCACCAAGTCTTTCTCGTCCGCACAGGGGAGAAGCGTGCGCAGACGGATCAGCTGTTGAAGTATCGCGAGGGTCTTGTCCCTGTCAATCTTCGCGCTCATGGGGAGTCCGATCTCCTTTCGGTTTCATTCCGTCCCTCGTAGATGGCGTGCAGCCGCAGCGCCAGGGCGATGTTGAAACGCACGGCCGAGGACTTCAGGTCCATGCCCAGCAGCTCTTTCAGCTTCGAACAACGGTATTTCACCGTGTTGATGTGAAACGACAGACGCTTCGCCGTCGCCCGCAGGTTCCAGTTCTGCTCGTCCAGGCAGGCGAGTGTCTGAAGAAGGTCCATGTTGTGCCCCTCGTCGTAGTCCGCCACGCGCCTCAGGCAGGCATCATGCAATGCGCGCCCCTCTTCCGTCTCGGCGACGAGCCCCAGGACGCGCAACTCCCCCAATTCGCTCCAGACCAGAAGATTGTCCCTGTTTCCGTTCAGTCGACGCAGGAGAAGCGCACGTTGAGCCTCCTCCATGCTGAGGCGGAGGTCCATAGGGGACTGTACAAGGCTTCCGACCCCAATGAAGGGCCGTTCTTCGGAGACGCGCTGCAGAAAAAGGCTGGCCATACTGTCCAGGTTGCCGCGCAGCGCGCCCAATCCCATGCCGCGGCTGGGAAAAAGGGCACACAACAGCTGTCCGGAGCGGTGTGTGTGGAGAAATGTGGGGAAGAAGGTTCTGACGATGTCCTCTTTGCAGCCGGGGCGGCTCGTTTCGTCCTCGGGGGACGGAGAAAGAAATTCGATGGCGAGAG includes:
- a CDS encoding M20 family metallopeptidase, giving the protein MSAKIDRDKTLAILQQLIRLRTLLPCADEKDLVRYILSLFPSGVLEANVVDHGDNRASLVAILPGHDRSRKLALAGHTDTQAVFRRSDWDYSPFGGHYRDGCVYGRGSANMKGGIASMIMALLYLAETERRPPVDVALCLCADGDSSEMTGSTAIARGGFLEGTREILFAEPTEQRIGIAQRGGIWLEVEAEGRSCYACRSELGVNAVEELIRFYELLRPRIADTGRSEHPLFGKATCTLTGLNGGLQVNLIPDAATATLDIRLLPDQDNEEILQTIRELAEERMRATPGLSIELRLRNSRPSVGMEASAPMVRRFEAVLRSMGRATERTGLYYLTDACVLVPALGVPFLFYGPGEDVYTCLTNERIALDAVVDVAEVYLSYILSWEER
- a CDS encoding clostripain-related cysteine peptidase, translating into MTLLTFTLVLFFSSSSFGAAPAETAEAPSSKSRGPWDWGAPVPGDRDWTILVYLDGDNNLEEWALTDLKEMEQGLPEGGKVEVVVLLDRAKGYSDEMGDWTGTRAYRVKRSTRKDAIGSELIADCGERNMGAPETLEAFVQAAVRKFPARRTALVLWNHGMGWISMASDEDAPGAVDGVDALTLSGLRGVLSRVAPSLPGGKLDLLTFDMCLMAQLEVAAACAPFARYMVAGATILPSVGMDYLAALPLFTQGLDTGEIARRMVGAGCKGFLKIHWDTASLTAFDLSKADALISACAKFAGKLGTLAPKAWSDVTRTLFYAMNYIGPGDYREKGDAVSSVDLMDWLRRLSAMPCGTDLKGEIAAVEKAVSPLILATESGPSIPLSRGLSLYAPLRADNVRPGYEETDFDRAVGWSKALAAVYAMQKKEGMDPPKIVSVELGSPVPKQGVGTPRRGADYAIEPSSEFVPLSGTAFSGMTRSYLKATLEGKNILWGYCGFAFSRERDGEYVQSLSQLLPAENINPDEETTDIGTPVFRDGRNELLYQLAGLLHYFSNGESRSLVQVDAVDVSNPKLITVSGLYSSPGLGKDIPVQIGVESDFGSIVSMAGVVTDAGGKMTVVAITPKPQDVFRPLLNKIADGKLVQVVGDPIEWKDGLSVVVEPVPAGSWMRVLVQAESLGGEGDIHIAPPVRAAENPMVTPYLKVTQERGYEHFLGRYAAVGIVPSRTGTNSLLAPNGAVLEIEQASGREMAFAATLSAFGSDPVHLRLLVQPEGLPIVRSVVPGEGGALTLVKSDFALLVPEEGRYSWRMIDCASGSHIQLIPLDDLWFPAGYLEGEWSGDDGSTLTFRGGQAGYAPAGGALRQGSFTLSDNRVTLTPSDGQPLVLFTAYNPETKALVVTFADTETATVYNRQAGSPPHPQPPHPDPSQPQYPSQSVPPQPQVPPQGATLDGVWGAFVNGQQLVMQIQGNQYGVWVNGMPSEAGVFQIQGNRMYGQTNTGAAFSNLFQWDPSGMAFAITAPNGFTIVYQRMQ
- a CDS encoding PucR family transcriptional regulator, which encodes MISTRTHTGSADGSFNECVRSFPLEELRRLFALYPVEEDKQIWGYLVLEPKVDERTADDSLIGAALLGIRLAVRREIARQKKEQAFREDLMSDLLSEKTIDRMEADDRLKLLGLSGDLPCLALAIEFLSPSPEDETSRPGCKEDIVRTFFPTFLHTHRSGQLLCALFPSRGMGLGALRGNLDSMASLFLQRVSEERPFIGVGSLVQSPMDLRLSMEEAQRALLLRRLNGNRDNLLVWSELGELRVLGLVAETEEGRALHDACLRRVADYDEGHNMDLLQTLACLDEQNWNLRATAKRLSFHINTVKYRCSKLKELLGMDLKSSAVRFNIALALRLHAIYEGRNETERRSDSP